From the genome of Eucalyptus grandis isolate ANBG69807.140 chromosome 2, ASM1654582v1, whole genome shotgun sequence, one region includes:
- the LOC120290685 gene encoding putative disease resistance RPP13-like protein 1, which translates to MPITELFLGAFLQVLFDRLASRELLNFARHEGIDKLLKKWEKLLTSIDQVLVDAEDRQLTSDRAVKSWLEDLRDLAYDIEDLLDEFATESAKNKSKVEPSTSKACSLLPSSCFRLSPRMFMLDHKMRSKIEKMDNKLQEIITQKDNLSLTENNGQRSAYSRLDNPLPTTHLREPIFVSREDEKMAILKLLTREEENRTCVDLKVIAIVGMGGIGKTALAQQVYNDARVTNYFEVNAWVCVSDEFDLLAITKRILEATNFPLSCDGKDLNWLQDKLNENLFGKKFLVVLDDVWNEKYGSWTILLKPLQSGKKGSKIIITTRNLDVATLTNGTCHSLKQLSQDDCMTLFAYHALGAKNFDRHPELEVLGQKIVEKCKGLPLAVKTLAGILRTNVNRHTWEGILNSKFWDLPEEKNEILPALKLSYLHLPSHLRRCFAYCAIFPCDYEIQRDELVHFWIAEGLVEGKEGRNRWNVGLTYFNELVSRSLLQKSSSNESRFLMHDLVNDLAKLVAGVTHFCSGEFKEDNNNASLARHASLIPGDHILPQTLKIYHQMQGLRSFISLKKQSGQYEGSFVSQEVLFDLVSRLKYLRVLSLSHYYISEVPDCIGELRHLRQLNLSYTNIERLPKSIVALYNLEALMLQSCHHLIELPKGMEKLINLKFLDITDTWSPRVTPLYIGNLVGLEMLSEFVVGMENGLRLKELENLKNLGGKLCISSLHNVREAEDAKDANIQMKEGLCELTMQWTEEFGRFRDEELEAKVLNSLLNLTSLTSLTIEDIAELTCLNHGFTSSLINLEKLKILRFESIKHFPTRRMLLQLQELRVWGSRNKKQPVREWLTPITSLQELRVDSSARGVGEEKDLLLSLPSSLLHLYISKMGNVERLSRGLCPSLQTLRFYKCLKLRELPRMACLPP; encoded by the exons ATGCCCATCACAGAGCTCTTTCTTGGAGCCTTTCTTCAGGTGCTGTTTGACAGGTTGGCCTCTCGCGAGTTGCTCAACTTTGCACGGCATGAGGGGATTGATAAGCTGCTGAAGAAATGGGAGAAGTTGCTGACCAGTATCGACCAGGTGCTGGTTGATGCAGAGGACAGGCAATTGACCAGTGATCGTGCGGTGAAGTCGTGGCTTGAAGATCTGAGGGACTTGGCCTAcgacattgaagacttgcttgatGAGTTCGCCACAGAATCTGCAAAAAACAAGTCCAAGGTGGAACCCAGCACTAGCAAGGCATGTTCCCTCCTTCCAAGTAGTTGCTTTAGATTAAGCCCAAGAATGTTTATGCTAGACCACAAAATGAGATCCAAGATAGAGAAGATGGACAACAAATTACAAGAGATTATAACTCAGAAAGATAATCTGAGCCTAACAGAGAATAATGGGCAACGATCAGCATATAGCCGACTGGATAACCCGCTTCCCACAACACATTTGCGCGAGCCTATTTTTGTTAGTAGGGAGGACGAAAAAATGGCGATCCTCAAATTACTGActagagaagaagagaataGAACATGTGTGGATCTAAAAGTGATTGCCATAGTAGGGATGGGGGGTATTGGGAAAACAGCTCTAGCTCAGCAAGTCTACAATGATGCGAGAGTCACAAATTATTTTGAGGTGAATGCATGGGTTTGTGTTTCTGATGAGTTTGATCTGCTTGCTATTACAAAGAGAATCCTAGAGGCAACCAACTTCCCTTTGTCTTGTGACGGTAAGGACTTGAACTGGCTTCAAGATAAGCTCAATGAAAACCTTTTCGGGAAGAAGTTTCTTGTCGTGTTAGATGATGTTTGGAATGAAAAATATGGAAGCTGGACTATCCTCTTGAAGCCTCTTCAATCGGGAAAGAAGGgaagcaagatcatcatcaCGACTCGTAACCTTGATGTTGCTACATTAACCAATGGTACTTGTCACTCTCTTAAACAGTTGTCTCAAGATGATTGTATGACTTTGTTTGCATATCATGCTCTAGGTGCAAAAAATTTTGATCGTCATCCTGAACTTGAAGTATTAGGTCAGAAAATAGTTGAAAAATGCAAAGGGTTGCCATTAGCTGTGAAGACATTGGCCGGGATATTGCGCACTAATGTCAATCGTCATACATGGGAAGGTATATTGAATAGCAAATTTTGGGACCtaccagaagaaaaaaatgagatcctTCCGGCTTTGAAACTTAGCTATCTCCATCTCCCTTCCCATTTGAGGAGATGTTTTGCTTACTGTGCTATATTTCCTTGCGACTATGAAATCCAACGGGATGAGTTGGTCCACTTTTGGATCGCAGAGGGCTTGGTTgagggaaaagaaggaagaaaccgTTGGAATGTAGGCTTGACTTATTTCAACGAGCTAGTATCTAGATCGTTATTGCAAAAGTCTAGTAGCAATGAATCACGATTCTTGATGCATGATCTTGTGAATGATCTGGCAAAGCTAGTTGCAGGTGTAACACATTTTTGCTCAGGGGAGTTTAAGGAAGATAACAATAATGCATCTTTAGCTCGTCATGCCTCATTAATTCCCGGTGATCACATTCTGCCACAAACGCTCAAGATATATCATCAAATGCAGGGACTTAGGAGCTTCATATCATTAAAAAAGCAATCCGGGCAATATGAAGGATCCTTTGTGTCTCAGGAAGTGTTATTTGACTTGGTATCGAGATTGAAGTACTTGAGAGTACTCTCGTTAAGTCACTATTACATCAGTGAAGTGCCAGATTGCATTGGCGAGCTGAGACACCTGAGACAACTTAATCTATCGTATACTAATATCGAAAGGCTTCCAAAGTCAATTGTCGCATTGTATAATCTAGAGGCTTTGATGTTGCAAAGCTGTCACCACCTTATCGAATTACCTAAAGGTATGGAGAAACTCATCAATCTAAAATTTCTCGACATTACTGACACTTGGAGCCCAAGAGTGACACCGTTGTATATAGGAAATTTGGTGGGTCTTGAGATGTTGTCAGAGTTTGTAGTGGGAATGGAAAATGGCTTGAGGTTGAAAGAGTTAGaaaacttgaagaatcttggaggGAAATTGTGCATCTCTAGTTTGCATAACGTTCGAGAAGCTGAAGATGCCAAGGATGCCAATATACAAATGAAGGAGGGTCTATGCGAGTTGACTATGCAATGGACTGAAGAGTTTGGAAGATTCcgagatgaagagcttgaagcaAAG GTGCTGAACAGTTTGCTAAACTTGACATCTCTAACCTCTCTAACCATTGAAGATATTGCTGAACTAACTTGCTTAAATCATGGGTTTACAAGCTCTTTAATCAATTTGGAGAAGTTGAAGATCCTAAG GTTTGAGAGTATTAAGCACTTCCCTACTAGACGAATGCTGCTCCAGCTACAGGAACTTAGGGTATGGGGAAGCCGGAATAAGAAGCAGCCGGTGAGGGAGTGGCTAACCCCCATCACCTCCCTTCAAGAACTGAGGGTCGACAGCAGTGCTAGAGGAGTGGGCGAGGAGAAGGATCTTCTGCTTTCGCTCCCATCCTCTCTGCTACACCTCTATATCTCAAAAATGGGAAATGTGGAAAGACTGTCCAGAGGTCTCTGTCCGTCTCTCCAGACCTTACGTTTCTACAAATGCTTGAAGCTGAGGGAACTCCCCAGGATGGCCTGCCTTCCTCCCTAG
- the LOC120290686 gene encoding putative disease resistance RPP13-like protein 1, protein MPITELFLGAFLQVLFDRLASRELLNFARREGIDKLLKKWEKLLTSIDQVLVDAENRQLTSDRAVKSWLEDLRDLAYDIEDLLDEFATESAKNKSKVEPSTSKACSLLPSSCFRLSPRMFMLDHKMRSKIEKMDNKLQEIITQKDNLSLTENNGQRSAYCRLDNPLPTTHLSEPIFVSREDEKMAILKLLTREEDNRTCVDLKVIVIVGMGGIGKTALAQQVYNDVRVTNYFEVNAWVCVSGDFNALTITKRILEATNFPLSCDGKDLNWLQEKLNENLFGKKFLVVLDGVWSQEYGSWTILLKPLQSGAKGSKIIITTRIFAVASLTNGTCHHLRPLSLDACMTVFAFHALGVANFDDHPDLKVLGRKIVEKCKGLPLAVKTLAGILRTSVNRRTWEGILNSKFWDLPEEKNEILPALKLSYLHLPSHLRRCFAYCAIFPFDYEIQRDELVHFWIAEGLVEGKEGRNCWNVGLTYFNELVSRSLLQKSSSDESRFLMHDLVNNLAKLAAGVTHFCSGEFMEDNNNASLARHASLIPGDHILPQTLNIYRQMQGLRSFISLKKQFGQYEGSFVSQEVLFDLLSRLKYLRVLSLSHYYISEVPDCIGELRHLRQLNLSYTNIERLPKSIVALYNLEALMLQSCHHLIELPKGMEKLINLKFLDITDTWSLRVTLLYIGNLVGLEMLSEFVVGMENGLSLKELENLKNLGGKLCISSLHNVREAEDAKHANIQMKEGLCELTMQWTEEFGRFRDEELEARVLNSLLNLTSLTSLTIEDIAELTCLNHGFTSSLINLEKLKIVRFESIKHFPTRRMLLQLQELRVWGSRNMKQPVREWLTPLTSLQELRVDSSARGVGEEKDLLLPLPSSLLHLYISKMGNVERLSSGLYPSLQTLRFYKCLKLREFPRMACLPP, encoded by the exons ATGCCCATCACAGAGCTCTTTCTTGGAGCCTTTCTTCAGGTGCTGTTTGACAGGTTGGCCTCTCGCGAGTTGCTCAACTTTGCACGGCGTGAGGGGATTGATAAGCTGCTGAAGAAATGGGAGAAGTTGCTGACCAGTATCGACCAGGTGCTGGTTGATGCAGAGAACAGGCAATTGACCAGTGATCGTGCGGTGAAGTCGTGGCTTGAAGATCTGAGGGACTTGGCCTAcgacattgaagacttgcttgatGAGTTCGCCACAGAATCTGCAAAAAACAAGTCCAAGGTGGAACCCAGCACTAGCAAGGCATGTTCCCTCCTTCCAAGTAGTTGCTTTAGATTAAGCCCAAGAATGTTTATGCTAGACCACAAAATGAGATCCAAGATAGAGAAGATGGACAACAAATTACAAGAGATTATAACTCAGAAAGATAATCTGAGCCTAACAGAGAATAATGGGCAACGATCAGCATATTGCCGACTGGATAACCCGCTTCCCACTACGCATTTGAGCGAGCCTATTTTTGTTAGTAGGGAGGACGAAAAAATGGCAATCCTCAAATTACTGACTAGAGAAgaagataatagaacatgtgtGGATCTAAAAGTGATTGTCATAGTAGGGATGGGGGGTATTGGGAAAACAGCTCTAGCTCAGCAAGTCTACAATGATGTGAGAGTCACAAATTATTTTGAGGTGAATGCATGGGTTTGTGTTTCTGGTGACTTTAATGCACTTACTATTACTAAGAGAATCCTAGAGGCAACGAACTTCCCTTTGTCTTGTGACGGTAAGGACTTAAATTGGCTTCAAGAAAAGCTCAATGAAAACCTTTTCGGGAAGAAGTTTCTTGTCGTGTTAGATGGTGTTTGGAGTCAAGAATATGGAAGCTGGACTATCCTCTTGAAGCCTCTTCAATCAGGAGCGAAGGgaagcaagatcatcatcaCGACTCGTATCTTTGCTGTTGCTTCATTAACCAATGGTACTTGTCACCATCTTAGACCGTTGTCTCTAGATGCTTGTATGACTGTGTTTGCATTTCATGCTCTTGGTGTAGCAAATTTTGATGATCATCCTGATCTCAAAGTATTAGGTCGGAAAATAGTTGAAAAATGCAAAGGGTTGCCATTAGCCGTGAAGACATTGGCCGGGATACTGCGCACTAGTGTCAATCGTCGTACATGGGAAGGTATATTGAATAGCAAATTTTGGGACCtaccagaagaaaaaaatgagatcctTCCGGCTTTGAAACTTAGCTATCTCCATCTCCCTTCCCATTTGAGGAGATGTTTCGCTTACTGTGCTATATTTCCTTTCGACTATGAAATCCAACGGGATGAGTTGGTTCACTTTTGGATCGCAGAGGGCTTGGTTgagggaaaagaaggaagaaactgTTGGAATGTAGGCTTGACTTATTTCAACGAGCTGGTATCTAGATCATTATTGCAAAAGTCTAGTAGCGATGAATCACGATTCTTGATGCATGATCTTGTGAATAATCTGGCAAAGCTAGCTGCAGGTGTTACACATTTTTGCTCAGGGGAGTTTATGGAAGATAACAATAATGCATCTTTAGCTCGTCATGCCTCATTAATTCCCGGTGATCACATTCTGCCACAAACACTCAACATATATCGTCAAATGCAGGGACTTAGGAGCTTCATATCATTAAAAAAGCAATTCGGGCAATATGAAGGGTCCTTTGTGTCTCAGGAAGTGCTATTTGACTTGTTGTCGAGATTGAAGTACTTAAGAGTACTTTCATTAAGTCACTATTACATCAGTGAAGTGCCAGATTGCATTGGCGAACTGAGACACCTGAGACAACTTAATCTATCGTATACTAATATCGAAAGGCTTCCAAAGTCAATTGTTGCATTGTATAATCTAGAAGCTTTGATGTTGCAGAGCTGTCACCACCTTATCGAATTACCTAAAGGTATGGAGAAACTCATCAATCTAAAATTTCTCGACATTACTGACACTTGGAGCCTAAGAGTGACGCTGTTGTATATAGGAAATTTGGTGGGTCTTGAGATGTTGTCAGAGTTTGTAGTGGGAATGGAAAATGGCTTGAGTTTGAAAGAGTTAGaaaacttgaagaatcttggaggGAAATTGTGCATCTCTAGTTTGCATAACGTTCGAGAAGCCGAGGATGCCAAGCATGCCAATATACAAATGAAGGAGGGTCTATGCGAGTTGACTATGCAATGGACTGAAGAGTTTGGAAGATTCcgagatgaagagcttgaagcaAGG GTGCTGAACAGTTTGCTAAACTTGACATCTCTAACCTCTCTAACCATTGAAGATATTGCTGAACTAACTTGCTTAAATCATGGGTTTACAAGCTCTTTAATCAATTTGGAGAAGTTGAAGATCGTAAG GTTTGAGAGTATTAAGCACTTCCCTACTAGACGAATGCTGCTCCAGCTACAGGAACTTAGGGTATGGGGAAGCCGGAATATGAAGCAGCCGGTGAGGGAGTGGCTAACCCCCCTCACCTCCCTTCAAGAGCTGAGGGTCGACAGCAGTGCTAGAGGAGTGGGAGAGGAGAAGGATCTTCTGCTTCCTCTCCCATCCTCTCTGCTACACCTCTATATCTCAAAAATGGGGAATGTGGAAAGACTGTCCAGCGGTCTCTATCCGTCTCTCCAGACCTTACGTTTCTACAAATGCTTGAAGCTGAGGGAATTCCCCAGGATGGCCTGCCTTCCTCCCTAG